The segment GCCACTTCCCCGGCCACTTCAAGCGGCACCACCACAATGCCGTCGTCGTCGCAGCCAACAATGTCGCCGGGCCTCACCTGCACGCCGCCGCAAGCAATTTTGGCCTGCACTTCGGCCACTTCAATCCGGCCCGGAATAATAGTCCGGCCTCTGGCCCGGGCGCAGACCGGCGTTTTTTGCAGGGCCACTTCGGCCGTATCCCGGCAGTAACCGTCGGTAATAATACCCACCGCGCCTTTACGAATTGCGCCCATACTGTTCTCGGAACCCCAGAAACCAACCTCCCGCCCGCCGCCCGAATCCATCACCACTACGTGGCCGGGCCGGACTATATCGTCAATCCCAATATGGCCCATTTCTCTAAACCATATCCTGTGCGCGTTGACAATATCTTCGGTGGTATCCAGTTTCCACATGGGGCGGTTAGCCGGAACACAACGGATGGTTAAGGCCACCCCCCAGAATTTCATCCCCAACCAAAGGGGGCGAATTTCGGGGGACATCAAACCGATGTCAAAATAACCAATGCCGTCCATTGCGTCACAAACGTCTACCACGCGCAGGTATTTATACAACTTTGGTAACTCAAAAGGGTCAATATTGCCGGTTATTTGTGAATTTTTGTCCATATCTGTCTCCTGTCTTAATGAACGTAATTGCTCACCTGCATGTCATTTCGAGAGCCTGCCCTGAACGCAGCGAATGGGCCGTAGGCCGAGAAACCCCTTTCTTTATTGTCCCTGGCTTTGCTTAACAATGATGGGCAGGTACATGGGGTGGGTGTAAAAGGCGGCAGAGGCGGTCAGGACCAATGGCTCGTTCAGGTTATCGTTTACGTAGGCCGTGTTCTGGATGTGGCCGGCCGGGTTGGTGGGCCGGTAGTCAATAAGGGCCTGGTAGGTGAGGGTGGCGGTTTGGTTTTTAGACAGGGGCGTGGTCCAGGTAATGCTTTTACCGCCCACAATCACACTGCCCCGGCTGGGTGTGCCTACTGAAACCAGGCTGAGCATGGGGGGCAGGGTATTGGTGGTAGTGACCATGGGATCGTCTACCAGGCCGGTATTTTTTAAGATGAGGGTGTAGGTGAGCACGTCGTTGGGTTCCACGCCGTAGGCGGGTTGGACGGTTATGGCAGAGGCGTTGAGGAAGGGGAAGTTGACGTACACGTCGGCGATGCGGTCAAAAACAAGGTTGTGCTCCGGATAGGCCAGCCAACTGGTCTGGCTGATCAGAGTGCCCAGGGGTAAGGGGCTGGTAATGGCCACGGTGTAGGTGAGCACCTGGCTCTGGTTTGGCGCCAGCGGGCCGGTCCACACCAGGTTATTGCCGGAGGGAATTAACCCCGGTGAGGCTGTGGTTAAAGCCAATTCAGCCGGGAGGGTGGCGGTGAAGATAGCGGTTAGGCCGGTCCAGCCGTTGTTGGTGAGGGCGGCAGTATAGGTGATGAGGTCGCCGTCCAGCGCCGTCGAAACATGGGGCTTAACGGTAGACCGGCCTAACCAACTGAGCCAGCCCACGGAACGCTGCATCAGCCTGGCCCGGGCGGCCGTGGGCAGAAGTTCAGGGCCGTAGGCTAAAAAGTTGGTCTGCCAGGCCCGGCCGCCGGGGCCTGTGCCGGCCTGGGTCAAGCCGTTGGGCTGACCGTCCTGGCCCACGGTGGCAATTTGGGCGCTGGTGGTGGGGGTCAGGGCATCGGTCCAGTTGTCGTAACCGGGGGGAAAGGTGAGGGCGTAAGGCCCCAGGCGATGGCCCACCAGGTTCTCTTTTTGGCCGGTAGTGGTGGTGCTGCTGTAATCTTCGGTATGAGCCAGTACGCCCAGGTAGGTTTGGGCAAAAGGGCCGGGGGTGTTATCGGGCAGATTGTAGATGTAATCTTGACTGCTAAAGAAGAGGCGTCCGCCGCCGTCCAGGTAAGCGGCCAGGCGGGTTTCCTCTTCTGTTGTTAACGGCTGGTACCAATCGTAAGCCGTATACCAGACTATCATTGGATACATTTGCAACGTGGTCAGGGGCGGGCTGGGCGGCACCGGCCCGCTCCATGATTTAGGCACGTACCAGTAATCGTAGGGGATGTAGTTGGTTTCCAGGGCGGTCTTAAATTCTGCGGCAAAACTGTACCAGCGATCGTCGTCCACCAGCAACACCGGGGCCGGAGTTTTGGTGGTGCGGGTAGCCACGTCGGTGAGGCCGGGCGCGCCGACCGAGCGGGCGGTGATGGTCAGGGTGTCGGAGATGTGCCAGGTAGTGGCGGCGGCCTGCACGCCAAAGTTAAGGGTTTGCGATTGGCAGGTGGTCAAAGAGATAAAAGCCGGCGGCGCAGGCGCCAGCGGCCAGGCATAAGGCGTGCCGCTGCTCAGGCTTAAGGTGTAACTATCGTTGTTGGCGCCGGTGTTACGCAGGCGGACGGTGTGCGGCACAACCGCGCCAAAACTGCCGATTTGGGTTTCTTGGGGCGGGGTTAGCTCAACCCCGTAGGCGGCGGGTGATTGGGTGAGCCAATTGATGGCCTGCTGCATTACGGCCTGTCGGTTGGCCCGGCTGTTGATGGCTTCAAAGCCAAAGGGCAGGAACATGGCCCGGTAGGGTACGCAGAGGCCCACGTGCAGCCCGGCCAGGGCGCCGTCACTATAGGCCAGCAACGGCCCGGCAAAATCGCTGTCGGCGTTGGCAATGATGTCGGGAAAAGTCTGGTTGTTTGCGCCGTCGCCGCCGGAAATATTTAGTGACAGACCGGCCCAGGGTTCGCCGGCCACGCCGCTAACGGCATAAACACCGGAGAAGTTCTCCTTAACAAAGCTGGTTTTTAGATAGTCTTTAAAATAGGAGGCCGGCCTGACAAAGATGTCGCCGCCGCCGTCAAAATAGGCCACGTCCTGGCCGCTGAGCAACAGCTTGCGACCGCCGGCCAGGAAATCTTCCAGGGCCTTGTTGGCCCCCACGTAGCCCGGCGAATCCAGGGGCGCCGACCAGATGACCAGGTCGTAGTTCAGCAGGGTCGCGGCAGTAGGTACGTCGTTGGGAGACTCAAAGGGATTGGTGATGGACCAGGTGTCGTAAGGATAAAGCGCGTCGGCCAGGGCTTGCTGGTAATAGCCAATTTCACTTTCCTGGTACCAGCGGCCGCTGTCAACCAGCAGAATGGTGGGGGCGGGGTCTAACAAAAAGTTTTGGGTCACGGTTGCGCCGTCGTTGATGGTCAGGTTGACGGTTTGGCTAATGCGGTGCGCGGCAGCCACAACGGTAGCGGTGTAAGTGCCGATGGGCAGGTTCAGGCTGTAGCTGCCGGTGGCGGGGTTGGTGGCGGCGCTGGCCGGGGTATGGTCAATGGTGATGGTGGCGGCCAGGGGGGCGTTGGTATTTTTGTCTTTGACCGTGCCCAGGAGCGTGCCGGTGGGCAGGGGGGACAGGCTGAAATTTTGGGTGGTGGTGGTATTGGTAATAATGCTGAGGCCATAAATTGTGGCCGGGGCATACCCAAAGGCTGCTGCCGTGGCATCGTAGATGTTGGCGGCCAGGCCCTGGTGGTAATGGCCGGCAGCATCGGTAGTGGCGTTAAGGATTGGCCCACCGCCGTGGGCCGCAATTTGCACGGTAGCGTTGTTGAGGGGGCCACCGGCCCCGGTCACATTCCCCTGCAAGGCGCCCACCGAGGCTACAGACATAACCGCGTTGTAGGCGTCAATACGCCCCCAACCGTAGGTATTATTGGGAACGGGGCTGCCCAGCGGCACCGCGGTAGACATCATAGCCGTGGAGAGACCGTTTAAATTATTGGCCAGCGCGGGCGAGGCCTGTAAGAGCAAAGCGGCCAGGCCGGCCGCGTGCGGCGCGGCCATTGAAGTGCCATCAAGTTCACCATAAGCCCCTCCCGGCAAGGTTGAGCGCACGTCCTTGCCCGGCGCGGTTACTTCGGGCTTGAGCGCGCCCCAGGGGGAAGGGCCGCGGCTGGAGAAGTTGGCAATTTCGTCGGCGCTGGTGGTGGCCCCAACGGCAAAGGCGCCGGTATAACTGCCCGGCGAGCCGACCGTGCCGGAACCGGGGCCGTTATTGCCCGCCGAAAAAACCGGGTAGATGCCGGCAGCTAATAACGCTTGCGCGTCGGCCTGAAATTCCGGGTCGGCGCCCCAATCACTGCTCCAGGAGTTATTAACGATGTTGGGGGCCAGGGCCGGGTCGCCGTTGGGAGCCAGAATCCATTGGAAGGCCTGGTGCAGCCAGCTATAGTAGGCGGAGCCAAAATTATCAAATCCTTTCACCGCAATCCACCTGGCGCCGGGGGCAACGCCAAGGCCGTTATCGCCCACCATAGTGCCCATGGTGTGCGTGCCGTGCCCATTGGTGTCTACCGGATAAGTGGCGCCCTGGCCGGTGGCGTCGTACCAATTGCCCAGGTGTTGGGGCAGTTTGCCCGGGCCGGTATAACCCCGGTATCTGGTTTGCAGGGCCGGGTGTTGCCAATCTACGCCGGTATCAATATTGGCGACCACCACACCGCCGCCGTCAATGCCCAAAGCATTATGCACCAGGTTGGCCCGGATTTTGGCGATGCCCCATGCGGGGGAAGAATGAGGCGTGAGGAATGGAGCCAACAGGGGCCAGGATAAGGCTGACCCGTTTACGGCAGGGCGATTGAGTTGCAGTTCTTTATTCAGCCGGACGATGGCCACATCAGGGCGGGCGGCCAGCCCCAACACCGTTTCCAGGTTTCCGGTGGCGGCTACGGCATTAACAATCCATAACGGTTGAATATTGGTGGCCGCGCTCTGGGACTGTCCCGCCGGTTCCCCGGCCGGCGGAGTGTTGAGTTGTTGCAGCACCCCGGCCTGGGTATCACGGGCGGTTTGTTGGAGGGCATTGACAATGGCCGCGCGGGTGGCCACCGCTTCAAGTTTGCCCAACGCGCCAAGGTCTGAAGTTGAAGCAACTGTGGCGGAGAGGTTGGTGGTGGCTTTGAGGTAAACAATAAAGGGCGCCGGGCCGGTTTGGGTGGTGAGCCTTTTGAGGAGTTGAGGCTCAATTTTGGGGAGTAAGGCCCGGTCAATTTGGAGAGAGGGCAAAGCGGGCGTTTCGCCCGGCGCAGGAGGCGGGGCTTCGTTTCCTTTGGCCGGGGGCGGGGTTGGCTGCTGGGCCAAGGTTGGCCCGGCCCCAAAGAGGATAAGAGCGACAAGAAAAACAGTAGAGAGTAGAAAGGCCAGGCTGATTCTGCGCATGGTGCTGCTCCGTTTGAGTATTGTCTTTGGGGGGACAGCATCCTTGGATGCCTTACCCTCCGAAGCTTCTTCTCGTTTCCTCTCGTTCCCCAATCGAGTTTGGGAACGAACAGATTTTGATTTGAGAAACACGCTCTCAGGCCGTTGGCAGGGTGAGCAAGGGCGCGCCTTGAAGGGCGGCGCGCATAGCGGCCCGGTCGTCCCAGGGGTACTCTGTTTGGCCAAAGCACATACTTTGTTCGTGCCCTTTGCCCAGGGCGATAACCACATCGCCGGGCCGGGCCAGTTGCGTGGCCCGATAAATGGCCCGGCCCCGGTCGGGCACGCGCTCAAACGTTTCTCCTTCAATCGCGCCGTTGGCCAGCATGGCCTGGGCCGCTTCATTGATGATGCTGTCCAGGTTCTCTGTGCGCGGGTCTTCGGCCGTAAGCAGGGTAAAATCGGCCAACTCGGCGGCAATGCGGCCCATCATGGCCCGTTTGGCCACATCGCGCAGCCCGGCGCAGCCAAAAACGGCAATCACCCGGCCTGGGCTGAGCGTGCGGGCCACCCGCAGGGAGCGTTGCAAGGAGTTGGGGGTGTGGGCAAAGTCAACGATGGCGATAAAGGGCTGCCCGGCGTCAATGCGCTCCATGCGGCCCGGCACGCCGGAAAAAGCGGCCAGCCCTTGTTGCACCGCTTGCGGCGAAATCTCTAGCGCTTTCAGCGCCGCCGTGGCCGCGGCCAGGCAATTACTGACGTTGTAGTCGCCGACCAGGGCCGTTTCAACGGGAAAAGGTTGGCCGTGCCCACAAATGGTAAAACAGGTTTTATCGGGCCGATACAAAATGTTTTGGGCCGTCAGGTCGGCTGCGGGATGGTGGGCCAGGCTGTATCCCAGCCATTTTGGGCCAGGGGAGAGCAGTTTTTGTTTGAGGTAGGCAAAGGACCCATCGTCGCAGTTGAGCACGGCCACTTTGGGCCGGCCCTTGTCTGCCGCGGTAGCCAGCGATTCAAAAAGCGAGGCTTTGGCGGCGTGGTAATTTTCCAGGGAGCCGTGCGCATCCAGGTGTTCGTGGGTGATGTTGGTGACAATGGCGCAATCAAAATCACACGCCGCCACGCGCTGCTGCGACAGGCCGTGCGAGGTGACTTCTAATAAACAGTATTCCACGCCGGCCGCAACCATTTGGGCCAGGTAACGTTGCAGGTCGGGGGCGTCGGGGGTGGTGGTGTGCAGGCCGGTTTCCAAAGTTTGGCGGCCAATCACCGCGCTAACCGTGTTGATCATACCCACCTTTTTATTGGCGGCGCAGAGCATGGCATAGAGCAGGTGGGTGGTGGTGGTTTTGCCGTCGGTGCCGGTGAGGCCAACTATTGTTAGCCGGCGGGCCGGGAAATGATGCCAGGCCGCCGAGAGATAGGCCAGGGCTTCGCGGCCGTTGGGCACGAGAATGAGGGGGACAGAAGGCAGAGAAGAGAGAGAGGCGGAAATAGCCTCTTTATTTTCGCACACAACGGCGGCCGCGCCTTTTTGCAGGGCCTCCGGGATAAAACAATGGCCGTCTACCTTAACGCCCCGGTAGGCCACAAAAAGGGCACCGGGTTCCACCCGGCGGGAATCCACCGTGATTTCGGCAATTTCAACCGAGAGGTTTAGTTGAGGTGTAGCCATAGCAGAAGGGTTAAGCAGGTGATGGCGGGGTAAGGCAGCCAGCAAGGACAAGAGTTTCATTCAGCATCCTTACCGCCCGTTTTTTCGGGGCAGCCAGAGCGTAAAAACAGAACCCTGGCCTAACTCACTGGTGACCGTGATTTGCCCGCCGTGGGCCTCGGCTATCCATTGGGCAATAGAGAGGCCCAGGCCGCAGCCCGCCGGGCCGTTATTTTTGGCGCGGTAGAATCTTTCAAAAATGTGGGGTAAATCGGTGGGCGCAATCCCTTTGCCGGTGTCGGCCACGGTAATGCGCACCCATTCCGGTTCGCGGTAAAGCGAGAGGGTGATAGCGCCGCCGGGTGGAGTGTGTTTAACGGCGTTGACCATCAGGTTGATCAATAATTGTTTCAGGCGGTCGGCGTCGCCTTTAACAATGGCCTGGTCTTCGTGGCCCAGTTGAATATTTATGTCATTGGCCATTAAGCGGATTTGGCGATAAACGTCAAGAATAATGGTATCCAGTTCAACCGCCTCCATCCGCAGGCTCAGACCGGCATCGGCCTGGGAAAGTAAAAGCAAATCGGCCACCAGGCGCGACATCCGGTCCAGTTCGCTCTCGATGACTGTTAGCGCTTCATTGAGTTCCTCTGGATTTTGGGCCGCGCCGCGGCGCAGCAGGTCAACATTGCCCCGAATAGTGGTAAGGGGCGTGCGCAGTTCGTGAGAAACATCGGCGCTCAGGCGGATTTGGGCTTGAAAGAAGTTGTCCAGGCGCTGGAGCATGTTATTAATGGTTTGGGTTAAACGGCCGGTTTCATCGTTTACTTCAGACGTGGGCAAACGTTGCTTTAAATCCTGGCCGCCGACAATTTTGTTGGCGGCCAGGTTGATTTTTTCAATGGGGCGCAGGGACTGCCGGGCCAGAAACGCGCCAACTACGGCCGCTATAATTAAAACGGTGATGGCGCCGCCAATGAGAAAGACCAGCACGTAACGGAGGGTATGCTCAACCTCGCTTAAGGAGTAGCCAACCTGCACCGTTCCCACCACCCGGTTTCCCAAAATAATGGGCGTGCTGTAGATCCTGAGAGGAATGTGTTGGATCATTACCGTTTTAAAAGCGGGCCGGCCTTTCAGGTTTTCGGCCAGGATGTCGTCGTTTGGCGGAATATGCTGGTTGCCCAGGTTGTCGCTGGCGGTCACCAGCGTGCCGTCGGCGCGCATAACCTGAATGAAGGTGGCCGGCGAAGAGAAGACATTGGCCTGGGGGATGATAATTTGGCCCGTGAACAAGTCTATTTTGGTTTGAGTTTCGATCCCGGCGATAACCTGTTGAGCGCGGTCGCGCAGGTTTGTATCCACCTGGGCATGCAACGAGAGTTTTAGCACCAGGTAAAGAGAGACGCTAAAGATAACAAGAATAGCCCCCAGCAGGAACGTATACCAGATGGTCAAACGAATTCGGATAGGCATTAACTTAGATAGGCCCCCGGCCCAAACTATCAAGCGTGAATCCCTCCAAACTCGCTCTCCGGTCAGCTTTCGCGCAGGGCATACCCAACGCCTCTTACCGTGTGCAGCAAACGCGGCTCGCCATTGGCCTCCAGTTTTGAGCGCAAGTAACGGATATAAACTTCGATGATATTCGACTCGCCGCCAAAATCGTAGCCCCAGATGCGCTCATAAATTTGGTCGCGGGTGAGCACCTGGTTAGGGTGGCGCATAAACAGTTCCAGCAGGTCATACTCTTTGGCCGTCAATTCAATATTCCGGCCGCCGCGCTGGGCCAGGCGAGTGCTGGGGTTAAGGGTTAGGTCAAAAAAGGTCAAGGGCGCTTCGGTTTCAATGGGCGCTTTACGCCGGCCTAAAGCCCGCAGGCGGGCCAGCAGTTCTTCAAAGGCAAACGGTTTTACCAGGTAATCGTCGGCGCCGGCTTCAAGACCGGCCACCCGGTCGGGAATGGCGTCTTTGGCCGTAAGCATCAAAATAGGCATCTGTAAGCCGGCCTCTCTAAGCCGGCGGCAAACGGTCAAACCGTCAATATCGGGCAGCATCACATCTAAAATTATCAGGTCGGGCAACTCGCTAAAGGCCATGTTCAACCCTGTTTCGCCATCGGCGGCGGTGATAACGGTGTAGCCTTCGCGTTGGAGGCCCCGGCTGACAAATTTGGCAATGGCCAGCTCGTCTTCCACTAGCAAGATTTTATCGCTCATGGTGTGTTTCCCTCTGCTCCCAATTTATATTTAAAATTATAGCAGAGGAACAGGCAGACTCCAATAAGTTACGTTGCCTGTTCCACCTGCCCCATGGTTACGGAAAATAGCCTGGCCCGGTTACGGAAATCCGGGTCGTAGTCTTCCCAGTCGGTGGTGGTTAAAAAAGCCTGGCCGGCCTGGTCTACAATTTCAATCACCTGTTTTCGCCGGGCGGCGTCCAGTTCGCTCATTACGTCGTCGAGCAGCAGCACGGGCGTTTCGCCGGTCACTTGCTGCATGAGGGCAATTTCAGCCAGTTTGGTGCTCAGGGCAGCGGTGCGCTGTTGGCCCCGCGAGCCGTATAAGGTCATGTCAATGCCATCTACCAAAAAGTGTAAATCGTCCCGGTGGGGGCCGGTTAAGGTGACGCCCCGGTTAATTTCTTCCCGGTGTGCTTGCTGCAAACAGGCCAGGAATGTTTGGCGCACTTCTTTGACCGGGGGCGCAGCGGTGGTGTAAGGGGCCAGTTCTTCCATAAGCAGGGGTAACTGGTAATTGGGTTTGGCCTGCTGGAAAAAGTCAAAACTGGGCGCGTAGTGCAGGCGCAAACTTTCTTTGCCGCCGCTCAACTCGCGGTGCCGCCGGCGGGCAACGGTGTCTAACTCTAAAACGGCGTTATGGCGCTGGGTAATCAGGATAGCCCCATTATGGGCCAATTGCTCATCCCAGTAGACAAGCTGATCGGAGTCGCTGTTGCGTTTGAACAACTCTTTGAGCAAGGCATTGCGTTGAGCCAGCACTTTGTTATAACGGCTGAGGGCCTGGCAATAATTGGGGTGGATTTGGCAAAGGGTGCTATCCAGGTAACGGCGGCGGATGGCCGGGGCGCCGGTGACCAATTCGATGTCTTCCGGCAGGAACATCACGGTGGTGAGTTTGCCGATAACGTCCATGGCCCGTTTTTTGGCGCCGTTGAGGCGAATGTCTTTGCGGATATTATCACCCTCGCGCACCACGGTGATGGCCAATTGAAAGGTCTCCGGCCGGCTTTTGACGGTGGCCTCAACCCTGGCAAAAGGAAGGGTTTCTTGTTTAAGGACAAGCCAGTTGACCAATTGTTGGTCGGCGCGGGCGTGGATGCTGCGGGTGGTGGAAAGAAAGCAAATAGACTCCAGCAGGTTTGTTTTGCCATGAGCGTTATCGCCGCGGAACAAAATAGGCCCGGCCGGCAGATCGAGAACCAGGCGGCTGTAGTTTCGATAGTTGGTTAAGGAGAGTTGGCTGATATACACGGTTTTATACCCAGTTTGGGCCTTTACCCAAACGATGTTTGGGCCTTTACCCAAACGATGTTTGGGCATTATAACACAGGATGAGGTTAGATATAAAAAGAGGAGACAATGGCAAAGCCCTCCAGACTGCGGAGGGCTTTGGGTCAGAGCGGGTCTCGGATTGATAAATTTTGTGGGCGGCGGGTTTTTCGCAAACCCTCTAACACAACCCAATCTTTAGCATTTGATTTTGACCCCGGCTCGTTATATTAAGATTATACCAGAAACCGGATGCCGTTTCAACCCCATTTTTTTAGGGATTATGAGCGGAGTTTATTGATCCGGCGCAGTTCGGCCAACCGCGTTTCGGCTTGAGCGCGGGTTACTTTGAGGGCATGCAGCCCGCCAAAACCTTCGATGATGAAGGAGGCGGAAACCGTGCCGTAAAGCGCAGCCTCTAACATGTTGCCGGTTTCAAGATAACCAACGGCAAAACCGCCGCAAAACGAGTCGCCGGCGCCGGTTAAATCACTGACTGTAGCCGGATAAGGATGCACCTGGTAGAGAAGATTACGCTCGCGTTCGTAGATGGTGGCCCCATGGTCGCCCTGTTTGATGACCACCATTTTGGGGCCTCTGGCGGCGATTTCGCGGCAAAAGGTTCTGGCCCTGAAACCGGGCATTAAACTGTCGGCTTCGGCTTCGCTGGGCATAAAGGCGTCAACGCGCCGGAGCAGTTTGAGCAGATCAGGATCGTCCAAATTGCCGTTGATGGGATAAGGGGGGATGTCAACCGAAACAAAGATGTCGGGTTTGTCTTGCAGATAGTCAATCCAGGTGAGCATGGTTTCCATGCGCATGGGCGAGAGGTGGATGGAGTCAACATGCCACAAGAGGTCTGGCAACTCTTGGGGCAGGGGCGAATTACGTAAGTGAACCCGGCGGGCGGCCTCGCTGTAGGCGGCGGCTTCCTCGGTAGTAAGGGGGGTGCTGCGGAAAGGGTTGGGGGTAAGCAAAACCACCTCGGTATTGCGCGAGAAATACTGCCGGTAACCGCTGGCTTCGTAAATGGTCCAGGCGCGGAGCGTTTCATGATCTTTTTTAAGCAGACCCGCGGTAGTAATGGCGCTCTGGCTCAGGGTGTTGGTATAATCAAGCGGCCAGTCGTAGCCAACCACCGCTACAATGCCAACTTGATCGGACCAGATATTGCCGCCCACCGAGGCGTAAAGCGCGTTGCCGCCTGGGTCGGCCATGCTGGTGCGGCCATCGGAATATACGGTATCGTTAAGAGCCAACGACCCCACGCAGAGATGTCTCGTTGTCAAGGCGACCTCCAAAGTTCCTTAAAAAGGATAACATAGGTCAGGTATGGTGTCAATGAGACTTTTAGCAGTTAGCATACTCTGCCCAAAGCTACCATTTCCGTTTGCTTACCACTCCCAGGTGGTTTATAATGGATTGGGCTTGCCTATGTACTCTGCCAAATCACAGGTTAGGATTCGATGATCTCTTTATTGACTAACCTCATTCTATCTATTAAACCGATTCTCCCAATGTTCAATGATGAAGAAAGGGGGTGAGGCTTAGGTTTTTAGGAAATTTTAATTTGGTAGCTCTTAAAAAAGGTTAAGCAATCTAGCAAATTTTAAAAATTTATTTTATCAGGAGGAGTTTTACCCATGAAACGTTTATTTTTATTGCTGGTGCTTGTGTTAACTCTGGCCCTGGTGTTATCGGCCTGTGCCGGCGAGCCTGAAGTAGGCTCGGAGCAAAACCCGATTGTATGGAGTTTTGTGCCGTCTGGTGAAATGCAAGAGGTGGCTGCCGGCGCTGAGGCTGTGGCCGATCTGTTACACAAAGAAACGGGCCTGTATTTCACCACCAATGTGGCTACCGAATATGCTGGTGTTATTGAGGCCATGTGCAGCGATCCACCCAAGGCGCACATGGGGTCTCTGGCTACTTTTGCCTACGTGCTGGCCGCTGAAAAAGGATGCGCTGAAGCTGAACTGGTTTCTGTGCGTTATGGTAGCCCAACTTACAACGGCCAAATTATTGCCAGGGCCGATACGGGCATCACCGATGTAGCCGGTCTGGCCGGTAAAACCTTCTGCCGCCCTGACCCGCTGTCAACCAGCGGTTGGATTATCCCCATGCTCACCATGCGCGCTGCCGGAATTAATACCGATACCGATCTGGAAGTGGTAGATGCCGGTAGCCATGATGCCGTTGTATCTGCGGTTTACAATGGTGAGTGTGATGCCGGGGCTACTTATGTGGATGCCCGCAGCAATATTGAAGAAGAAAACCCGGATGTAATGGAAAAGGTCAATGTTATTGCCCTAACCGCCGACATCCCCAACGATGGCGTGCAATATGTGCCCAGTTTTCCCCGAGACAAACGCGATACAATTAACGCGGCCCTGTTGAAAATTGCCGGAACCGAAGAGGGTCAGGAAGCGTTAGATATTGCCTATTCCTGGGCCGGGCTGGAAGCGCACAACGACAGCTTCTACGATCCTTTCCGTCAAGTGCTTGACGCCGCCGGGATGGATATTGAAGCATTGCAATAAGCTGTACCCGTTGAGAATTGTAACTTTCCAGTTTATTCAGCACAGGGGGGACGTTATCGCGTCCCCCCTTTTTGGTCATAAATAAGGAGTTCTTATGCTAGCAGTCAAGAATTTAACCAAGATCTACGATGACGGCACGGTAGCCCTGAAGGACGTAAGTTTTCAGGTAGAAGATGGTGAGTTCTTGGTGGTGATTGGGTTGAGCGGCTCCGGTAAATCTACCCTTCTGCGTTGCATCAACCGGCTCATTGAACCCACCGAAGGGCAAATCATTTGGGACGGCTTGGACATAACAACCGTTTCCGGGGACGAATTGCGGCGGGTACGGCGTAAAATTGGCATGATCTTCCAGCATTTTAACCTGGTCAAACGTTCGCCGGTGATTACTAATGTGCTTTGTGGCCGATTGGGGTATGTGTCGCCCTGGAAAAGCGTTTTTAATCGGTTTCCGGCCTCCGACCAAAAGCGAGCGATGGAAGCCCTGGAGCGTTTAGGTATTCCCGAACAAGCTTTTAAACGAGCCGATGAGTTGAGCGGCGGCCAGCAGCAGCGGGTGGGCATTGCTCGTGCCCTGATGCAGGAGCCTAAAATGATCCTGGCCGATGAGCCGGTGGCCAGTTTAGACCCGGTGTTGGCCCATTCAATTTTGGGCAACCTGGAAAAACTAAACCAGGAGGACGGCATTACCGTTATTTGTAGTTTGCACTATTTAGATCTGGTGCAACGGTACGCCACGCGGGTGATTGGTTTACGCCAGGGTGA is part of the Anaerolineae bacterium genome and harbors:
- a CDS encoding HAMP domain-containing histidine kinase, with the translated sequence MPIRIRLTIWYTFLLGAILVIFSVSLYLVLKLSLHAQVDTNLRDRAQQVIAGIETQTKIDLFTGQIIIPQANVFSSPATFIQVMRADGTLVTASDNLGNQHIPPNDDILAENLKGRPAFKTVMIQHIPLRIYSTPIILGNRVVGTVQVGYSLSEVEHTLRYVLVFLIGGAITVLIIAAVVGAFLARQSLRPIEKINLAANKIVGGQDLKQRLPTSEVNDETGRLTQTINNMLQRLDNFFQAQIRLSADVSHELRTPLTTIRGNVDLLRRGAAQNPEELNEALTVIESELDRMSRLVADLLLLSQADAGLSLRMEAVELDTIILDVYRQIRLMANDINIQLGHEDQAIVKGDADRLKQLLINLMVNAVKHTPPGGAITLSLYREPEWVRITVADTGKGIAPTDLPHIFERFYRAKNNGPAGCGLGLSIAQWIAEAHGGQITVTSELGQGSVFTLWLPRKNGR
- a CDS encoding phosphate/phosphite/phosphonate ABC transporter substrate-binding protein; this encodes MKRLFLLLVLVLTLALVLSACAGEPEVGSEQNPIVWSFVPSGEMQEVAAGAEAVADLLHKETGLYFTTNVATEYAGVIEAMCSDPPKAHMGSLATFAYVLAAEKGCAEAELVSVRYGSPTYNGQIIARADTGITDVAGLAGKTFCRPDPLSTSGWIIPMLTMRAAGINTDTDLEVVDAGSHDAVVSAVYNGECDAGATYVDARSNIEEENPDVMEKVNVIALTADIPNDGVQYVPSFPRDKRDTINAALLKIAGTEEGQEALDIAYSWAGLEAHNDSFYDPFRQVLDAAGMDIEALQ
- a CDS encoding DNA replication/repair protein RecF, which encodes MYISQLSLTNYRNYSRLVLDLPAGPILFRGDNAHGKTNLLESICFLSTTRSIHARADQQLVNWLVLKQETLPFARVEATVKSRPETFQLAITVVREGDNIRKDIRLNGAKKRAMDVIGKLTTVMFLPEDIELVTGAPAIRRRYLDSTLCQIHPNYCQALSRYNKVLAQRNALLKELFKRNSDSDQLVYWDEQLAHNGAILITQRHNAVLELDTVARRRHRELSGGKESLRLHYAPSFDFFQQAKPNYQLPLLMEELAPYTTAAPPVKEVRQTFLACLQQAHREEINRGVTLTGPHRDDLHFLVDGIDMTLYGSRGQQRTAALSTKLAEIALMQQVTGETPVLLLDDVMSELDAARRKQVIEIVDQAGQAFLTTTDWEDYDPDFRNRARLFSVTMGQVEQAT
- the phnC gene encoding phosphonate ABC transporter ATP-binding protein gives rise to the protein MLAVKNLTKIYDDGTVALKDVSFQVEDGEFLVVIGLSGSGKSTLLRCINRLIEPTEGQIIWDGLDITTVSGDELRRVRRKIGMIFQHFNLVKRSPVITNVLCGRLGYVSPWKSVFNRFPASDQKRAMEALERLGIPEQAFKRADELSGGQQQRVGIARALMQEPKMILADEPVASLDPVLAHSILGNLEKLNQEDGITVICSLHYLDLVQRYATRVIGLRQGEIVYRGTREDIRQMTDEQFKDIYGQEAERVGVSAGLGGV
- a CDS encoding response regulator transcription factor produces the protein MSDKILLVEDELAIAKFVSRGLQREGYTVITAADGETGLNMAFSELPDLIILDVMLPDIDGLTVCRRLREAGLQMPILMLTAKDAIPDRVAGLEAGADDYLVKPFAFEELLARLRALGRRKAPIETEAPLTFFDLTLNPSTRLAQRGGRNIELTAKEYDLLELFMRHPNQVLTRDQIYERIWGYDFGGESNIIEVYIRYLRSKLEANGEPRLLHTVRGVGYALRES